The sequence CATCGCGGCCACCGGCGGTTCCACCAACGGCGTGCTGCACCTGCTCGGCGTGGCGCGGGAGGCGGAGGTGGACCTGCGCATTGACGACTTCGACCGTATCAGCTCCAACACCCCGCTGATCGCCGACCTGAAGCCCGGCGGCCGCTTCGTGGCCAACGACCTTTACCGTGCCGGCGGCATTCCGCTGGTGGCGCGCCGCCTGCTGGACGCGGGCAAGCTCAACGGCGATTGCCTGACCGTCACCGGGAAGACCCTGGGCGAGGAGGTGCATGACGCGCAGGAGACGCCGGGCCAGGAAGTGGTGCGGGCCGTGTCCGAACCGCTGAAACCCACCGGCGGGCTGGTGATCCTCAAGGGCAACCTGGCGCCCGAGGGCTGCGTGGTCAAGGTGGCCGGGCACGAGCGCACGCGCCACAGCGGTCCTGCGCGGGTCTTCGATCGCGAGGAGGACTCCTTCAAGGCGGTGCAGCAGGGCGAGATCAACGCGGGCGACGTAATCGTGATCCGCTACGAGGGCCCCATGGGCGGCCCCGGCATGCGCGAGATGCTGGGCGTCACGGCGGCCCTGGTGGGCGCGGGCCTGGGCGAGTCCGTGGCGCTGCTCACCGACGGCCGCTTCTCCGGCGCCACCCATGGCCTCATGGCCGGCCACGTGGCCCCGGAGGCCGCCCGCGGCGGACCCATCGCCGCGGTGCGCGACGGCGACACCATCACCTTCGACGTCGACGCCCGGCGCCTCGACGTGGAGATCTCCGAGGAGGAGATGGACAAGCGCCTGCGCCAGTGGCAGGCACCCGCGCCGCGCTACGCCAGCGGCGTCATGGCCAAGTACGCCCGCCTCGTGTCGTCGGCCTCGGAGGGCGCGGTCACGAGGTAAACTTATTTTCAAGGAGGTTGCCATGGCCAAGTACAACAAGATGTCCATGCCCCTGAAGGACGTGAAGGACAAGGAGTTCCTTTCGCGCAAGCTCAAGTGCACCGGTGTCGGATTCGGCATCGTGCGCATCAAGCCGGGCAAGGGCGCGGAGTACGTGCACCAGCACGAGGTGCAGGAAGAGGTGTTCATGACCCTCAAGGGCGAGGGCACCATCATCCTGGACGGTCGCCGGATTCCCATGCCCGAGGGCACCGTCATCCGCGTGAGCCCCGAGGTCAACCGCGCCATCGGCAACGATTCGAAGCGGGACGTGGTGTTCCTGTGCATGGGCGCGGTCCCGCCGAAGAACTTTCCCTTGGGCGGGCGTACGCTGTTGGGCGACGGCATCCCGCACCGGGACAGGGTGCCGCGCTGGAAGAAGGCGTAAGCGGAATCGCATTACCGCGGTTCACCATCCGGTGTAGGCTGATCGATCGATATGTCTTGACATATATTTGTCGCATATGATCTACTTCAAGCGATCATGGCGACATATCTACTCGAGCAACTCATCGATACCCTGAAAACGGCCCGTGAGGCTCAAGGTCTCAGCCAGCGTGAACTCAGTGCCAAGTCACGCCTTCCGCAGAGCCACATCTCGAAGATCGAGAACGGTGCGGTAGATCTGCGGACCTCCAGTCTCGTGGAGTTGGCCCGGGTTCTCGATCTGGAACTGGTTCTCGTGCCGAGAAGGGGCGTCCCGGCGGTCCGGTCGATTGTCAGGGGTTTGGCTCAGGGACACCGCGGCAGCGGTGGGCCGCTGGTGGAGGTCCCGCCGGCCTACAGCCTGGACGATGAGGACGATGGCTGACGTGACCGTCCTCGACGTGCGGCTTTACGGCACGTCCATCGGCACGATGACACGCGTCGGCGGCGACCGCACGATCTTCGCTTTCAACGACGACTACATCGACGACAATGGCCGTCCGGTTCTCGGGCTGGCCTTCAAGGATGTCCTGGGACAGTTGATCACGGACGTCAAGCCTACCCGCGTAAGGGTGCCGCCCTTCTTCTCGAACCTGTTGCCCGAAGGTCCCTTGCGCGACTATCTCGCCGAACGCGCAGGCGTTCATCCCTCACGCGAGTTCTTTCTGCTCTGGGTCTTGGGAAGCGACCTGCCGGGTGCCGTCACCGTCGTGCCGGCCGACGGCGAACCGTGGCCTGTCGATGCCCAAGCCGGGGGCGACGTGGGACGTCGGGACCCTCATGAAAGCGCGCTGCGTTTCTCGCTCGCCGGCGTTCAAATCAAGTTCTCCGCGATTCACAATGCTCGTGGCGGCCTGACTATTCCGGCCAAAGGGGTCGGAGGCTCGTGGATCGTGAAGCTGCCGTCACGTGAATTCCGCCGGGTGCCGGAGAACGAGTACTCGATGCTGACCCTCGCCCGGCTGGTGGGCATCGAGGTGCCCGCGTTGGAACTCGTGGACCTGGATGAGATCGAGAACCTGCCACGGGGCATCGGCACGCTTGAAGGACAGGCCCTCGCCATCCGGCGTTTTGATCGGCGGGAGGACGGCACCGCCGTACACATGGAGGACTTCGCGCAGGTCTTCGGGGTCTATCCCGGCGACAAGTACAAGCGGGCGAGCGCGCGCAGCATCGCCGCCGTGCTCGGCGCCGAGTGCGGCGAGAACGATATCGCCGAGTTCATCCGGCGCTTGACCTTCAACACGCTGGTCGGCAATGCCGACATGCATCTCAAGAATTGGTCGCTGATCTATCCCGACCGGCGTCATGCGGCACTGGCCCCGGCCTATGACTTCGTTTCTACCGTCGCCTACATCCCCGACGGCGAGGCGGCACTCAACTTCAGCCGCACCAAGCGGTTCGATCAATTCTCGGAAGACGAGATCTTGCATCTCGCTGCCAAGGCACGCCTGCCGCAAAGACTGGTCCTTGATACCGCACGTGAAACAGTGGAACTCTTCCACCAGCACTGGCGCGCGGAGAAGGCGAACTTGCCGCTGGAAGCACGCGTCGTCGATGCCGTCGAGACACACCTGCGCACCGTTCCCATCGCCTGAACCGGTAGCCGCGGGTCATCCATTGATCTACTTGCCCCGGTCGTACTAACATGGACGCCACGGTTGGCTCTTCGGGAGGCCCTCCATGAGCAAGCGCGAACACGATCTGGATCGCGAAGTCGTCGTCGAGACCAAGAAGAAGCTCCAGCGGCCGTCGCTCTTCAAGGTGCTGCTGCACAACGACGACTACACCACCAAGGAGTTCGTGGTGCAGATCCTGGAGTACGTCTTCAACAAGGAAAACACCGAGGCGGTGCAGATCATGCTGCACGTGCACCGGAACGGCATCGGCGTGGCGGGGGTCTATCCCTACGAAGTGGCGGAGACCAAGGTGAAAACCGTGGAGAGCCTGGCGCGCCAGTACGAGTATCCGCTCAAGTGCTCCATCGAAGAGGAATGAGTTCCGAAGCGGCGTGAGCTTCGAAGGGAAATGACGTGATCACCAAGAATCTGGAAGCGGTGCTCAAGGCGGCTTACGACGAAGCCAAGCAACGGCGGCACGAGTTCGTCTGCGTCGAGCACCTGCTGTGGGTGCTCCTCGACGACCCGCACGCCAGCGAAGTCATCGTCCATTGCGGCGGCGACCTCGACCGCTTGCGGCATGAGCTGGAAGAGTTCTTCGAGACCCGCCTGGAGACGTTGCCTGAGGGCACGGAGAAGGAGCCGGAGCAGACCCTGGGCTTCCACCGCATCGTCCAGCGCGCCTTCATTCACGCGCAGACCTCGGAGAAGGCCGAGATCCAGGGGAGCGACCTGCTGGTGGCTATGTACCGCGAGCAGCAGTGCTACGCGCGCTACCTGCTGGAAGCGCAGGACATCAGCCGCTTCGATCTCATCAACTACATCTCGCACGGCGTCTCCAAGCTGCCGGAGGAGGAGCCGCAGCCGCACACTCCCGGGCCGGAGGAGGACGAGGAAGGCGGGCAGGCGCCCCAGCGCAATCCGCTGGAGGCCTTTACCACCGAGCTGGTGGAGAAGGCCTCCAAGGGCCTGCTGGACCCGCTCATCGGCCGCAGCAACGAGATCGCCCGCACCATCCACGTGCTGTGCCGGCGGCGCAAGAACAATCCCATCTACGTGGGCGACCCGGGCGTGGGGAAGACCGCCATCGCCGAGGGGCTGGCGCTCAGGATCCATGAGCAGAACATTCCGGAAGCATTGCAGGACACCCGCATCTACGCCCTGGACATGGGCGCGGTGCTGGCCGGCACCAAGTTCCGTGGCGAGTTCGAGGCGCGCCTGAAGGGCGTGATCACGGCGCTCAAGGACAAGCCCGGCGCCGTCCTGTTCATCGACGAGATACACACCGTGGTGGGCGCCGGCGCCACCAGCGGCGGCTCGCTGGACGCCTCCAACATCCTGAAGCCGGTGCTGGCGTCGGGCGAGATCAAGTGCATCGGCTCCACCACCTACCACGACTACCGGAGCTACTTCGAGCGCGACCGTGCGCTGTCGCGGCGGTTCCAGCGCATCGAGGTGCCGGAGCCCAGCATCGACGAGACCGTCAAGATCCTCCAGGGGTTGAAGCCCCACTACGAGAAGCACCACGGCGTGACCTACAGCCAGCCGGCCTTGCGCACCGCGGCCAAGCTCTCGGCCAAGCACATCAACGACCGTTTTCTGCCGGACAAGGCCATCGACGTCATCGACGAGGTCGGCGCGTCGGTGCGGATCCAACCCGCCGAGAAGCGCAAGAAGACCATCGGCCCCAAGGACGTGGAGCAGATCGTCGCCACCATGGCGAAGATCCCGCCGCGCAGCGTCTCCAGCTCGGACCGGGAGCAGCTCGGCAACCTCGGCCGGGACCTGAAGCTCGTGGTCTTCGGCCAGGACGAGGCCATCGACGCCCTGGCCAGCACCATCAAGCTCTCGCGCTCCGGCCTGGGCCAGCCAGAGAAGCCCACCGGCTGCTTCCTGTTTTCCGGGCCCACCGGCGTGGGCAAGACCGAAGCCGCCAAGCAGCTCGCCCAGATCATGGGCATCGAGTTTCTGCGCTTCGACATGAGCGAGTACATGGAGAAGCACACGGTGTCACGGCTGCTGGGGGCGCCTCCGGGATACGTGGGGTTCGACCAGGGCGGGCTCCTGACCGACGCCATCCGCAAGACCCCCTACGCGGTGCTGCTGCTGGACGAGATCGAGAAGGCGCACCCGGACCTGTTCAACGTGCTGCTGCAGGTCATGGACCACGCGACGCTCACCGACAACAACGGCAAGAAGGCCGACTTCCGCAACATCATCCTGATCATGACCACCAACGCCGGCGGCCGGGAGATGAGCGGCACCGCCCTGGGCTTCGCCCACAACTCCAACGTCGGCAAGGGCAAGGAAGCCATCGAGAAGATGTTCAGCCCCGAGTTCCGCAACCGCCTGGACGCCACCATCTTCTTCAACTCCCTGAGCCCGGTGGTCATCGAGAAGATCGTCGACAAGTTCATCACGCAGCTCGACGCCCAGTTGAACGAACGCAAGGTCACCATCCAGCTCGAGCCCGCCGCCCGCACCTGGCTCGCCGAGCGCGGCTACGACCCCCACTTCGGCGCCCGCCCCATGGCCCGCCTGATCGACAATGAGATCAAGAAAACCCTGGCCGACGAGATCCTCTTCGGCCAGCTCCAGAACGGCGGCCGCGTCCGCGTCGACGAGAAGGACGGGGAGCTGGTGTTCGAGTACGAGGGATAGTCCCACGGATCGCCGCGGTTTTCTCAAGGGGGCCGGCGTTGCAGCCATGGCGGCGGCGGTCGGCGCGGCGATTCCCTTCCACCGGAACATGCCGGCCGGTTTCAGTCCGGAGGCTCTTGCCGCCGATCCGCCGGGAATCGAGGGCAAGGACGGTCTCACCGTCCTCAGCCGTCGGCCGCTGAACGCCGAAACGCCGGCTCATCTGCTGGATGACCCGGTCACGCCGACGGCTCGGCACTTCATCCGGAACAACGGCATCGCTCCCGAGGAGATGGACCCCGCCACTTGGCGTCTGCGGATAGACGGTTTCGTGCACCGGCCCATGACGTTGAGCATCGAAGACCTGAGGGAGCGTTTCGAGGTCGTGACGCGGCGGCTGACTATCGAATGCGGCGGCAACGGCCGGGCGTTTTTCAGCCCGCGGGTGGGCGGCAACCAGTGGACGCTGGGCGCGGTGGCCTGTTCGCAGTGGACGGGTGTCCGTCTCGCCGACGTTCTGAAAGCTGCCGGCGTCAAGGAGAACGTCGTCTACACGGCTCATGTCGGCGCCGATACACATGTGTCCGGCGAAAAGGGGAAGCTGCCGCTTTCCCGCGGGGTGCCTATCGAGAAGGCGATGGACCCCGGCAACCTCATCGCCTTCGGCATGAACGGCGGGCCGCTACATCCCATGAACGGCGCGCCGCTGCGGCTGGTGGTCCCCGGCTGGTCGGGCTCCTGCTCCCAGAAGTGGCTTACTCGGATCTGGCTGCGCGACATGGTGCATGACGGGGCAAAGATGACCGGCGGCGCCTACCGCGTCCCGGAATACCCCATCGAGCCCGGCGAGAAGGTGCCGGACAGCTCGATGGCCATCATCGGTTCCATGCCGGTGAAATCCCTGATCACCACTCCGAGGACCGGGCTTTCCGTCACAGGCCGGGACCTGGCGGTGGCGGGGCACGCGTGGGCAGGTGACAATGAGGTTGCGCGGGTCGACGTTTCCATCGACTTCGGGGCTTCCTGGCAAAAGGCCGCGCTCGCGCGTCCGGCCAACCGCCATGCGTGGCGGCGGTGGTGGGCGATGCTGGAATTTCCTCGAAAGG comes from Deltaproteobacteria bacterium and encodes:
- a CDS encoding type II toxin-antitoxin system HipA family toxin, coding for MADVTVLDVRLYGTSIGTMTRVGGDRTIFAFNDDYIDDNGRPVLGLAFKDVLGQLITDVKPTRVRVPPFFSNLLPEGPLRDYLAERAGVHPSREFFLLWVLGSDLPGAVTVVPADGEPWPVDAQAGGDVGRRDPHESALRFSLAGVQIKFSAIHNARGGLTIPAKGVGGSWIVKLPSREFRRVPENEYSMLTLARLVGIEVPALELVDLDEIENLPRGIGTLEGQALAIRRFDRREDGTAVHMEDFAQVFGVYPGDKYKRASARSIAAVLGAECGENDIAEFIRRLTFNTLVGNADMHLKNWSLIYPDRRHAALAPAYDFVSTVAYIPDGEAALNFSRTKRFDQFSEDEILHLAAKARLPQRLVLDTARETVELFHQHWRAEKANLPLEARVVDAVETHLRTVPIA
- a CDS encoding cupin domain-containing protein — its product is MAKYNKMSMPLKDVKDKEFLSRKLKCTGVGFGIVRIKPGKGAEYVHQHEVQEEVFMTLKGEGTIILDGRRIPMPEGTVIRVSPEVNRAIGNDSKRDVVFLCMGAVPPKNFPLGGRTLLGDGIPHRDRVPRWKKA
- the ilvD gene encoding dihydroxy-acid dehydratase, with the translated sequence MAEALNRHSRTITQGPDRAPSRAMLKAVGLTDDDLNKPLVGIANTWIEVMPCNFHLRRLSAKVKEGVRAAGGTPIEFNTVAVSDGVSMGTEGMKASLISREVIADSIELVTRGHLFDAVVALSGCDKTIPGTVMALARLDLPSLMLYGGSIMPGRFQGRDVTIQDVFEGVGAHAAKKMTDAELLDLESNACPGPGACGGQFTANTMATAFEILGISPIGSASVPAMDDTKDDVAYRVGELVMELVRKNLTARQVITREALENAVASIAATGGSTNGVLHLLGVAREAEVDLRIDDFDRISSNTPLIADLKPGGRFVANDLYRAGGIPLVARRLLDAGKLNGDCLTVTGKTLGEEVHDAQETPGQEVVRAVSEPLKPTGGLVILKGNLAPEGCVVKVAGHERTRHSGPARVFDREEDSFKAVQQGEINAGDVIVIRYEGPMGGPGMREMLGVTAALVGAGLGESVALLTDGRFSGATHGLMAGHVAPEAARGGPIAAVRDGDTITFDVDARRLDVEISEEEMDKRLRQWQAPAPRYASGVMAKYARLVSSASEGAVTR
- a CDS encoding sulfite oxidase, which gives rise to MRSRKPWPTRSSSASSRTAAASASTRRTGSWCSSTRDSPTDRRGFLKGAGVAAMAAAVGAAIPFHRNMPAGFSPEALAADPPGIEGKDGLTVLSRRPLNAETPAHLLDDPVTPTARHFIRNNGIAPEEMDPATWRLRIDGFVHRPMTLSIEDLRERFEVVTRRLTIECGGNGRAFFSPRVGGNQWTLGAVACSQWTGVRLADVLKAAGVKENVVYTAHVGADTHVSGEKGKLPLSRGVPIEKAMDPGNLIAFGMNGGPLHPMNGAPLRLVVPGWSGSCSQKWLTRIWLRDMVHDGAKMTGGAYRVPEYPIEPGEKVPDSSMAIIGSMPVKSLITTPRTGLSVTGRDLAVAGHAWAGDNEVARVDVSIDFGASWQKAALARPANRHAWRRWWAMLEFPRKGYYEVWARATDDTGTSQPFAIAWNPKGYLNNSMHRISVRVS
- the clpA gene encoding ATP-dependent Clp protease ATP-binding subunit ClpA, yielding MITKNLEAVLKAAYDEAKQRRHEFVCVEHLLWVLLDDPHASEVIVHCGGDLDRLRHELEEFFETRLETLPEGTEKEPEQTLGFHRIVQRAFIHAQTSEKAEIQGSDLLVAMYREQQCYARYLLEAQDISRFDLINYISHGVSKLPEEEPQPHTPGPEEDEEGGQAPQRNPLEAFTTELVEKASKGLLDPLIGRSNEIARTIHVLCRRRKNNPIYVGDPGVGKTAIAEGLALRIHEQNIPEALQDTRIYALDMGAVLAGTKFRGEFEARLKGVITALKDKPGAVLFIDEIHTVVGAGATSGGSLDASNILKPVLASGEIKCIGSTTYHDYRSYFERDRALSRRFQRIEVPEPSIDETVKILQGLKPHYEKHHGVTYSQPALRTAAKLSAKHINDRFLPDKAIDVIDEVGASVRIQPAEKRKKTIGPKDVEQIVATMAKIPPRSVSSSDREQLGNLGRDLKLVVFGQDEAIDALASTIKLSRSGLGQPEKPTGCFLFSGPTGVGKTEAAKQLAQIMGIEFLRFDMSEYMEKHTVSRLLGAPPGYVGFDQGGLLTDAIRKTPYAVLLLDEIEKAHPDLFNVLLQVMDHATLTDNNGKKADFRNIILIMTTNAGGREMSGTALGFAHNSNVGKGKEAIEKMFSPEFRNRLDATIFFNSLSPVVIEKIVDKFITQLDAQLNERKVTIQLEPAARTWLAERGYDPHFGARPMARLIDNEIKKTLADEILFGQLQNGGRVRVDEKDGELVFEYEG
- the clpS gene encoding ATP-dependent Clp protease adapter ClpS, which produces MSKREHDLDREVVVETKKKLQRPSLFKVLLHNDDYTTKEFVVQILEYVFNKENTEAVQIMLHVHRNGIGVAGVYPYEVAETKVKTVESLARQYEYPLKCSIEEE
- a CDS encoding helix-turn-helix transcriptional regulator, with amino-acid sequence MATYLLEQLIDTLKTAREAQGLSQRELSAKSRLPQSHISKIENGAVDLRTSSLVELARVLDLELVLVPRRGVPAVRSIVRGLAQGHRGSGGPLVEVPPAYSLDDEDDG